A section of the Sceloporus undulatus isolate JIND9_A2432 ecotype Alabama chromosome 3, SceUnd_v1.1, whole genome shotgun sequence genome encodes:
- the KCTD12 gene encoding BTB/POZ domain-containing protein KCTD12: MALAESTRGLPNGGGGGGVRSQPPEATPGSVGGTPASISSSSSSSPEIVELNVGGQVYVTRRGTVLSVRGSLLWRMFSEGASSMPSSSLPRDSKGRVFLDRDGFLFRYVLDYLRDQELVLPERFPERGRLQKEAEYFQLPDLVRRLAANTNPSSSSSSSRAGLPGLLREASLCAEDAEAPEQGPSPSPSSSSTGAPLLAASLSLDAGGGAGGSGGPSSGRRSGYITIGYRGSYTLGREAQADAKFRRVARITVCGKTALAKEVFGETLNESRDPDRPPERYTARYYLKFNFLEQAFDRLSEAGFRMAACSSTGTCAFAPEQPGPGPGPDDKVWASYTEYVFCRE, translated from the coding sequence ATGGCGCTGGCGGAGAGCACCCGGGGGCTCCCCAACGGAGGGGGCGGCGGCGGAGTCCGCTCCCAGCCCCCGGAGGCCACGCCAGGCTCCGTCGGAGGCACCCCCGCcagcatctcttcctcctcctcttcctccccggaGATCGTGGAGCTGAACGTGGGCGGCCAGGTGTACGTGACGCGCCGGGGGACGGTGCTGTCTGTGCGGGGCTCCTTGCTCTGGAGGATGTTCTCCGAGGGGGCGTCCTCCatgccctcctcttccctcccccggGACTCCAAGGGCCGCGTCTTCCTGGACCGCGACGGCTTCCTCTTCCGCTACGTGCTGGACTACCTCCGCGACCAGGAGCTGGTGCTGCCGGAGAGGTTCCCGGAGAGGGGGCGCCTCCAGAAGGAGGCCGAGTACTTCCAGCTCCCGGACCTGGTCCGACGCTTGGCCGCCAATACgaacccctcctcctcctccagttccTCGAGGGCTGGGCTGCCGGGGCTCCTGAGGGAGGCCTCGCTGTGCGCGGAGGACGCGGAGGCTCCGGAGCAGGGCCCCTCTCccagcccctcctcctcctcgacggGGGCCCCGCTCTTGGCCGCCTCGCTCTCCCTCGACGccggaggaggagcagggggCTCCGGTGGCCCCTCCTCCGGGCGGCGCTCGGGGTACATCACCATCGGGTACCGGGGCTCCTATACCTTGGGCCGGGAGGCGCAGGCCGACGCCAAGTTCCGTCGGGTGGCGCGGATCACGGTCTGCGGGAAGACGGCGCTGGCCAAGGAGGTCTTCGGGGAGACCCTCAACGAGAGCCGAGACCCCGACCGCCCCCCCGAGCGCTACACCGCCCGATACTACCTCAAGTTCAACTTCCTGGAGCAGGCCTTCGACCGCCTCTCCGAGGCTGGCTTCCGCATGGCCGCCTGCTCCTCCACCGGCACCTGCGCCTTCGCCCCCGAGCAGCCCGGGCCCGGCCCCGGCCCCGACGACAAGGTCTGGGCCAGCTACACCGAGTACGTCTTCTGCAGGGAGTGA